Proteins found in one Coffea eugenioides isolate CCC68of chromosome 5, Ceug_1.0, whole genome shotgun sequence genomic segment:
- the LOC113770453 gene encoding anthocyanidin 3-O-glucosyltransferase 2-like: protein MKVGFPSSINWPKSTKKVKEMKKAELVFVAMPAIGHLVSCVELAKLLIECDERLSITLLIMKLPFDPKVSSYTNSSLETPNLHIRYLELMKEEPSSQLSSSLSILFRYIHNYKSCVRDVLAEISNCVSSHLGGIVIDMFCTSLIDVANEFGVPSYIFCPGGAAPLGLLLQLQSLRDDLNEDVSHYENSDDELALPTYINPVPAKLLSPAFFDKDGGGDMLLDQVRRFKETKGIIVNTFLELESHAIQALSNDKTIPPVYAVGPVLNLKGSNSQNQETEMIMKWLDLQPECSVVFLCFGSGGSFDGDQVKEIAYALERSGYRFLWSLRRPSPKENFEFPSKYENLDEVLPKGFLQRTAVVGKVIGWAPQAAVLSHPAVGGFVSHCGWNSILESVWCGVPVATWPLYAEQQMNAFLMVKDLATAVEIKIDFKRDFVLGVSSEILSADVIERGIKHLMDPENEIRDKVKEIKEKSRLTLNGGGSSYASLKLFLEDVIDSIP from the exons ATGAAGGTTGGATTCCCATCTTCAATCAACTGGCCAAAGTCAACAAAGAAagtgaaagaaatgaaaaaagcaGAGCTGGTTTTCGTTGCTATGCCGGCGATTGGCCACTTGGTATCATGTGTTGAACTAGCAAAGCTTCTCATTGAATGTGATGAACGATTATCGATCACC CTCCTAATTATGAAGCTGCCCTTTGATCCAAAAGTCAGTAGCTACACAAATTCGTCGTTAGAAACTCCGAATTTGCACATAAGGTACCTTGAGCTCATGAAAGAAGAGCCTTCTTCTCAATTGTCATCTTCTCTTTCGATTCTGTTTCGATATATCCACAACTATAAAAGTTGTGTGAGGGATGTTCTTGCTGAAATATCCAATTGTGTTTCGTCGCATCTTGGTGGGATCGTCATAGACATGTTTTGCACCTCTTTGATTGATGTAGCCAATGAATTTGGGGTTCCTTCCTATATATTTTGCCCAGGCGGTGCTGCACCGCTTGGTCTTTTACTCCAGTTGCAAAGTCTGAGAGATGATCTCAATGAAGATGTGAGCCATTACGAGAATTCAGACGATGAATTAGCTTTGCCTACTTACATCAATCCTGTTCCAGCTAAACTTTTGTCACCTGCATTTTTTGACAAGGATGGAGGTGGCGACATGCTCCTCGATCAGGTCAGAAGATTCAAGGAGACCAAGGGAATCATAGTTAACACTTTCCTTGAGCTAGAATCCCATGCGATTCAGGCCTTGAGCAATGATAAAACCATCCCACCAGTATATGCAGTAGGGCCTGTATTGAATCTGAAGGGAAGCAATagtcaaaatcaagaaactgaGATGATTATGAAATGGCTCGATCTTCAGCCAGAATGTTCTGTTGTGTTCCTTTGCTTTGGTAGTGGAGGTAGTTTTGATGGTGACCAAGTGAAGGAAATTGCCTATGCACTCGAGCGCAGTGGATATCGATTCCTCTGGTCATTGAGAAGGCCTTCAcctaaagaaaattttgagtttccaAGTAAGTATGAGAACCTGGATGAAGTCTTGCCAAAAGGGTTCTTGCAGCGAACTGCTGTGGTTGGAAAAGTTATTGGATGGGCACCACAGGCAGCAGTTCTATCCCATCCTGCTGTGGGAGGCTTTGTTTCTCATTGTGGCTGGAACTCAATATTGGAAAGTGTTTGGTGCGGTGTGCCAGTGGCAACATGGCCACTTTATGCTGAGCAGCAGATGAATGCGTTCTTAATGGTGAAGGACTTGGCAACTGCAGTGGAgatcaaaatagatttcaaaagGGATTTCGTACTGGGTGTGAGTAGTGAGATTTTGAGTGCAGATGTGATTGAAAGAGGGATTAAACATCTGATGGATCCTGAGAATGAAATCAGAGACAAGGTAaaggaaatcaaagaaaagagCAGGTTGACTCTAAATGGAGGAGGATCATCCTATGCTTCCTTGAAGTTGTTTCTTGAAGATGTAATAGATAGTATTCCataa